CGTCCGGGCGGGGCACACCGAAGGCAGTGTCGATCTGGCACGGATGGCGGGCTTCAAACAGGCGGCGGTCATCTGCGAAATCATCAAAGAAGATGGCCATATGGCTCGGGTACCCGACCTCAAGGAGTATTGCAAAACCCACAATTTGAAAATGTGCACGATCGCCGAACTGATCCGTCATCGTCGCAGTCGGGAAAAACTGGTTAAACGAGAGATTTCGCTGAAATTACCTACAGAATTCGGCACCTTCGACCTCTTCGGTTATTCCTCGATCGTCGATCCCGAAACCCACCTCGCTTTAACAGTGGGAAATGTCGGCACTGAAATCGATGGCACGGTTACCGAACAGACTGAACCCATTTTAGTTCGGGTGCACAGTGAATGCCTCACGGGAGACGTTCTGCATAGTGCCCTGTGCGATTGTGGTTCGCAGTTGCATTTCGCGATGCAGCAGATTGTGAAAGCCGGGAAAGGCGTTCTGCTATACATGCGTCAGGAAGGCCGTGGCATCGGCCTATTGAACAAGATGAAAGCCTACAAACTCCAACAGGAAGAGGGCCTGGATACCGTTGAAGCCAATCAGCGGTTGGGCTTCCCGGCCGATCTCCGCCACTACGGGATCGGCGCTCAAATCCTTTACGATTTGGGCGTCAGGCAGATCCGTCTTCTCACCAATAATCCGAAGAAAATCATCGGTCTGGATAGTTATGGTTTAAAGATTATCGAACGGGTAAAAATTGAGTTGCCGCCGAACATCAACAAT
The genomic region above belongs to Telmatocola sphagniphila and contains:
- the ribA gene encoding GTP cyclohydrolase II is translated as MMELEHDPAFCKIEEALEELRAGRMIVLVDDEHRENEGDLVIAAENVTPQSINFMIRHACGRLCLAMSKELCQRVGLDLLPGVNLDPSATPFTHNFDARYGITTGISAFDRAQSILTAIDDKSTPADLVKDKGHMDGLMAKEGGVLVRAGHTEGSVDLARMAGFKQAAVICEIIKEDGHMARVPDLKEYCKTHNLKMCTIAELIRHRRSREKLVKREISLKLPTEFGTFDLFGYSSIVDPETHLALTVGNVGTEIDGTVTEQTEPILVRVHSECLTGDVLHSALCDCGSQLHFAMQQIVKAGKGVLLYMRQEGRGIGLLNKMKAYKLQQEEGLDTVEANQRLGFPADLRHYGIGAQILYDLGVRQIRLLTNNPKKIIGLDSYGLKIIERVKIELPPNINNRKYLNTKKTKLGHLLEEV